The following is a genomic window from Podarcis raffonei isolate rPodRaf1 chromosome 5, rPodRaf1.pri, whole genome shotgun sequence.
AGAGCCATCCGCGCCATGAAGGTGCTACGACGGGGAAGGGGAAACGCCTAAGGGACCCGAGTGATCTTGGGGCTCCGCGTGCTGCTCCCCGGCTGTGGTCTCGCACCTTTATCAGCTGCACAGCGGGCAGCGGTTCAACAGGAGAAGCTCTTGCCACGTGGAGGGGCAGTGATAGGGGAAAACAACTCCCTTTTGAGTGCCAGCCCGCAGTTTGGGCGGTAGAGCTGCGGGACTGTTTATCATTCGCATAAAGGAACCCCGACAAAGAGTAGCAAGCAGAGGATCCAGAAGTGAAGGCATATGAGCAGGATATTTTTTTTCCCGTATTGTGGGGGGAGGCAAAACATTACTGGTCGAAAAGAATGGGGTTCATCGTGTGCAGAGgtggattttcttttaaaaaggcaggacaCTTGGTTTTCTCCTTTGTGGCCAAAAATAAAGTTTGTAATTCCTGCTTACGCAAAGAGTTCCTTAGTCGCGCATTCAGAGTTGAGCTGATGCAGCTCCTGTTCAAAAAGTCGGTGGCAGGAAACTAGCGTGACAGGCAGGGTTTGTTTCTATTTATAAAGACAGGCCTGaggaacctttgaccttccagatgttgccgaactaCAATTTCTTGTTGGGGCCGATGGGAACTACAAAATGGAGTGGGgtggatgggaactgtagttcagctacatctggagggctaaaagTTATCCATTACCTGGTTTAGAACATGCAATCTCTTCTCCCCCCACTGAAGGTCTGAAGTAAAGCAGGCCAACAAGAACTGACCACATACGATTCTGCTGTTTAACATGCTAATTGCTATCCATGTTCTTTAAATTGTTTTCTCCTAAAGTTCCCATAAGAGGCCATTAAAAATCAGTTCCCTACGGCACATTCTGTGTTAGGAGTGACATAAAAAAATTATCACACGTAATCTACATGCCAGTTGAACTGTGTGCAGCATTGCCATGTGCCTTGTGGAGAAGACACGTGTGTTCAAGTGCACTTCGCACATGCTAGAAGGATCCGTCTCCCAAACGAAAATGCTTTTCAACTGCCTGTTCTGGGGCAGGCTGTAGGTAGCCCTGAGGGACAAATTAAAGTGAATCACAACTCCTCATTTCCTGTGTAGTATGGCGCTTACACTTCAGTTTCCTTTCCCTTAGGTGCGAGGTGCTCCGGCCATCGCCATTGTCGGCTGCCTGAGTCTTGCAGTGGAGCTGCACACAAAAGGAAACGCAGAGCAGACTGTGGGCAGCCTTGAAAAATTTGTGGCAGACTCGCTGCGCTACCTAGAGAGTGCCCGTCCTACTGCTGTCAACATGGCCCGGGCAGCTCAGGAGCTGGGCCACTTTGTTTGCCAGGAGGCCAAGCGTGAAGGGAGCACTGTGGAGAGTTTGCAAGAAAGGTGAGGGCTCAACAGCTTCCCAGTCTCCCCACACCTTTTTTTTTAGGTGAGAACACACAGGTCAATGTAACCTCTTGTCACAGCGTGATCAGCTGGGCGGAAGCCATGTTGGATAAAGACCTGAAAGACAACAGAAGCATCGGGGAGCATGGGGCACGCCACCTCCTGCAGCACGTAGGGAAGGACAAGGTGACTGTCATCACCCACTGCAACACGGGCTCACTGGCCACTGCTGGGTATGGCACTGCGCTTGGTAAGTTATAAattgatacctcgggttacagacgcttcaagttacagactccgctaacccagaaatagtacctcaggttaagaactttacttcaggatgagaacagaaatcgtgctccggtggtgcagcggcagcgggaggccccattagctaaagtggtacctcaggttaagaacagtttcaggttaagtatggacctctggaacgaattaagttcttaacccgaggtactactgtagttcgGAAGCGTCACCTAAGCTTAAGTTCAAAACACAGGAAAGTGCCCCACAAAAAAAGGTGGGGCACCTTTCCCATGAGTTGTGGTTTCCTCTCCCAACCCTCTCATATTTTTCTCTGGTTCCCCACTGTCCCTCCCCGGCAGATAAAGGAAGGAGCTAGGAATCCTAGCTGCCCTTCTGAAAAAGCAAGGTTGTATATGGAGTGACACCTGGCACCTTCTCCCTAGTGTCAATATTTATGATGTTGCTTGGTAGGTGTCATTCGCTCTCTGCATGCCATGGGTCGTCTGGAGAAGGTCTACTGCACAGAGACGAGGCCGTACAATCAGGGAGCCCGGCTGACTGCTTACGAGCTAAAGTATGAGGAGATCCCTGCATGCCTCATTACGGACAGCATGGTGGCCGCCCTCATGAAGCAGCTCGTTGGTACAGGTGAGCGCTGgtgtgcttctctctctctctcgtctagtttggcccttagcATTGCATTTTGGTTTAGCAAGGAAGCTTAATATGTAGCAATCAGGCTGCCTTCTGGAGGTAGTTTTGCTATTGGAACAGCTGTTGGTGGCTCGAGCATCTCTTGAACACGGAGGAAGAACTGGGACAATTTAGCCAATGTGGCACACTGGTTTGAGTGGGGAACCCAAGTCTGAGGACACAGGCCCTCTCAGAGACTCAGGACATTTCCAGCTTTTGAGGCCCTTAAGTCAGTGGCAGCTAGTGTCCTCTGGACTTGGCAGGGCTGCTATAAGGCCACAGGGGTGTGGCCAGTGAGGTCACAGGggtgtggccaagttgttctgcaTTTCTACCCCATCCTCCTTCCTTGTAAACATTCCATGGACACTTAAGCACTGCAATTTTACGATTACTTGGCACTCAACTAAATTGAGAAGTGTCTTACTTTGGTTTAGAAGCGGTGCCTGCTGTCACAGTTGCTCCTCTGCTGAGAGAAAAGTTATGTGGCCTCCACCCGTTCCGATTCTATTTTTTTATCATCTTCCTTTGCAAAGATACAGCGGACACTTAAACATTACAGTTTTATTAATTCTTGGTGCTTAAAAGTGTCCTTCCTTGGTTCAGAAGGGCTACCTGCTGTCAGTGTCTAGAGTGGGCTCATGTCACACTGAATTCCATGGGGATTGCTTTCTCTGTCACCTGTCTTCCAAGGCTAAACATGCCACAGATTGTTAGCATGAGCACTGCTTCACCCATCCTGTAATGGGGAATTCCAAAAGGAATCAAGTGCAGCTTGCAGGtgggcatttttttaaatgtgtaagGGGTTTGTcatcctctctttctttttttttaccccAGCTGTCATTGTGGGAGCAGACAGGGTTGTTGCCAATGGAGACACTGCGAACAAAATCGGCACCTATCAGCTGGCTATTGCTGCAAAGTACCATGGGATCCCCTTCTATGTGGCAGCACCCAGCACCTCATGTGACCTGACCTTGGAACATGGCGGGAAGATCGTTATTGAGGAGAGGCCAAGTGAAGAAGTGACGCACATCAATGGTGTGCGGGTTGCAGCACCAGGTACCGAAGCGTGGGAAGGACATGTGCAAAGAAATGGGTCATTCAGTGGGACATTTCCATCTTCAGTTGCAGTGCTTTAACAGGTAGACACACCAGGCTCTGTACTCCAGTTTTTACAGTAAGCCTAAATGAAAGTCAAGGAAAAGTGGCTCAAGTATCTCAGAATCCAGCAGACAGCTACTTCTCTTTGGCCAGGCATGGCCATCCTGTGACCTTCCcaatgttagactacaactcccatcaccccttctTTTTCGAGAGGCAAAAATGCATGGGCTCGTTTGGAAGGAAGAGTGGAATGCAAACGtaacaaatgaataaatcaaAATAAGCAAGCCTTTCCATTTCCACTCCATCCCCATAATGTTTTGATTTACGTATTTAGGGACTAAACATCTCTGAGTTCTTGTGACAATGTGCCTTTTCTTTTGAGGTGTCTGCATCCTATTTGCAACACTGGGATAATGAAACATAGAAGCAGAGCTTGGGGGCGTTGAGCTAGGACAACCTTTACCATGCTGTTGGACCGACTGTATTCTTTCTGCTTCCTAGGCATTGACGTTTGGAACCCAGCCTTCGATGTCACCCCTCATGAGCTGATAACCGGTGGCATTATCACTGAATTTGGTGTCTTTGCTCCCGCTGAACTTAAAGCAGGACTGACACAGGCAGCGAAGAAAGTCTGAACATGTTGAGCTGGGCTGCTTTCTGAATTTCTGGAGAAGAGTGTGACAAGGATGAATCAGCTGGAGAGATCAGTATTTGAGCTTGGTGGGATATATTCCTAATTCAGCTCTCTGGCTTTGTATTTATACACTTGTCGATAAATACTTGTTACCATTCCGCCAAACCAGTGGGGTCTATGCAAAGGACACATACTTTCCTTGTGTCTTATGCTGCAGATTGGAAAGCCAGATCAGAAGGGTTGTTCGTGTTTCCATCCAGTTACTGTACAGCATCTGTATTAAATAATACAGAGGATGGTTATCCGGATCCTGAGCCATTTGTGGCTCTTTAGATCCTTTGCTTCTGCCTCAGCCAAGAGAGATGTTCCTTTTTTACTGGAGCAGCAAAGAAGAGTTTGAGACTTCTTTCTCACTACACCCTTAGGGCACAACTTAAATCCTTGCATATTCTTTAGCTCCTTCGAAAGAAAGCTGTGAGGTTCCTCTTTGcacaaaagcaaaattaattcatGTGTGAGCTTATCTGCCAAATTGTAGCTAGCTGCTTTGGTTTTGCACTCTGTATTTTGCATATTCCCTTTTTCGCTTTGCAGTGTACCATGCTAAAATAGACTTCCTTTGACACAATGTGAAATTGTACGAATGCTGCATTCTACTATTATTTGGCTAGATTGGTGGGCACTagggtatttggggggggggaacactgtTGATCTGCTTTTCTCTACTGGACTGTGTAGTGCTTTTAAACAGACTCATTCGGTTTtctaaaaaatacaataaaaatatttaagctgaattttatgttttaaacACATGTAAGAAGCATCGTTGAAGGCTTTGTCCtggaaggcagcatataaatgccaggagtgaaacaaaataaattggggggtgggggtggggagcctggtgTAGGAAGAGGTAAAAGAGTGGAGTGAAAATCCATTTTCTGACAATACCTTCTGTAGTATGCAAGACTTGGTTTTCTGGACCAGACTAAATTTACATCAAATCCAGCACTCTTGTCTTCAAGCTTAGCCCACTAGCTGCCCCTgggaggcttgcaagcagggcaaCAGGAGAGTAGCCATGTAACCTTGTTTGGTTGTTTGCTAATTAGAGTGAAATTGTTGCGGAGTTCATATAGGGAACATGAATTATTTGTTTAAAAgagcttttctgttttgttttccttgtaGGGCACACGGTTATTATTTTATGAAATTTTTAAAGTAATACTATGCAATGTCAAAACATCATTCTCCCCTCCAAAGTTACACTAATATGAATAGGTCTGCTAAGACTTCAGATGGCCTTGTTTAATTATTTCTTCATCGTCTTAATTTAACAATTGTTCCCCTAAAGTCTCACTTGTTTAGTTCTTTGACCCAAGAAGCTGTGATTGTCTGCACAACTGTTCTGTACCCTACTGGTTTTGACTCAGGAAATCTGTACAATACCCCTGTTTCCTGTACTCCCATCTTGAGTACATTTGCATGGCTGAAAAGTCACATTGATTAGCTGTTTATTGCAGAGGAGATGGCAAGCTTGAAAGAGAGTGGCTTGACTCAAGTCCTCTGGTGGATTCATTGCCAAGTTCAGATTTGGCTGTAGGATTTTCTTGAGCTACTTTCAGCAAGACTTACTTTCATGTATGATCAATACACATGATGCAGGAGAGCTGGGAAATGCCATAAAATGGAGAGTTTTGTAACATTTCTACTAAGTTCCTAAAAAGCTATCTAATAGCTGTTCCAGCTGCCAGCTCTTCTTACTCAAAAGATTTTCCATGAATTTTAGAGAAGGCTCTTCAGTAAACCTCAATTTTGATGAATATGATATGAACAGCATAAATAAATTTAGGAAGTTCTTTACtaggctaggtttccccagccactctggggaagtggcttaaaaaaattaaaaatacatttaaacagtcattattattattattattattattattattattattattaatttataccccacccacttccccagccactctgggcggctttcaaacaaatattaaaatacagtaatgcatcaaacattaaaggctttcctatacagggctgccttcagatgtcttctaaaagtttggtagttgttctctttgacatctggtgggagggtgttccgcagggtgggcgccactaccgagaaggccctctgcctggttccctgtaacttggcttcttgcagtgagcgaaccgccagaaggccctcggcgctggacctcagcatccgggtagaacgatgggggtggagacgctccttcagatatactggactgaggccatttagggctttaaaggtcagcaccaatactttgaattgtgctcagaaacgtactgggagccagtgtaggtctaaGTTAAGGAAATAATCCTCAGCATGAGAAGATGGAATAAAGCGCACCAATATGAGTTAAGCCATTGTAAAGTCACACCAGGTCCAAATTCTGTGCAGAAGTGAGGCTGCTCCATCTGAAGCCTTGCAAAGGAAAAACACATCTTTAAAACAGTGTTCTGTGTTAGGTCATGTAAGCTAGCTCAATGGTTGCCCCTTCCATGCCTGTTTTGGGAGACTTACACCACCCTTAGCTACTCCAGCATATTATACTCTGGCTGAGTTGGGATTGGGGATTTACCACCAGCTGAGCCAGAGATCTGGTGCATCCTAAGCTCATCCTGCTGGATCTTGCCATAGCGTTGCCTCCTAAGAGTGGTCCAAATCTCTCCTCTGCCATGCCAGATTGCTTTATTCAAGCTGCCATCTCTCAGCTTTAGCACCCATTCCAACGTGGGGATAATAAAACTTTTGAAAGGCAATTGTAGAAACCACTGTGATAGTGTATAGGAAATGCTACTAACATTTAACATATGCTATGAAAATGCTGAGTCGTCTTAGCAGAAATTCAGCAATCTTGCAGCTGTTAAAACCACAGTAGCTATGCCAGAAAGAGAGATGCAAACTTCAGATAGAAAAGAAGGATTTCTGCATGGATGTCAGCCCCATTTTAGGGTCAAATTAGACATGATGCATCTTATGCAATTggcaatgaatttttaaaattgcagacATGATGGGGCTCAATTTGGGTAGAGACCCTGACATGATGGTGGTGGGGATTTAATTATTTCAACCCCTCCTGCAGTCCTGTTGAGGTGGGTGCCTACTATCTGCACTGAGAAAAAAAGTTTCCACTGGAGCTCTGCCCTCAATGCAAATAGCAGGGATCGGACCCCAATCCAGTTCAGGAGCTTGGAGGGAGCAAGGGGTTAATTCCCCCAACTCTTCATGCCAGCACCATGATCTGTATAAGGACCCAAGCAATTAACGTTTCAAAAAGCCATTCGTATAATGGTTAATTTCTGTGAATGTCATCGCATCTAGTTTGGCCCCGAGTCTTTCCCTATCATCTGGGCATAAACCattcatttaaaatgtttaacTTGGCCAGGCCGGGCTTTATGATACATAAGGGATTTCATATTCCTAACAAAACGAAGGAGGAAAATAGAGGTCAAAGGAATCTCCGTTTATCGTATAGATGAAAATTGCCTCCGGTAGGTTAAGTTGGCTTGATTGACCATCATTTGCAGCAGCTGCAGATCTGACCTTACGCTTTAAAATTTGTTTCATCAGTTAAATGAACTGGATTTGAAGCTTTACCAGTGTGTGTTATGACTGTTACACAGCTAGTGATCAAATTTGCAATAGCAGCCTGATCTGCACAGCTAAGTTGCATTCGACTGAGTCTAATGATTTTTGTTTCACCAACTCACAGATGGGCTCTTGATGCACTGTGTTCATGAAAAGTCCTAATGTGAAAATTTGCTTTAAGGTCAGGGTAATTTAAATAGTCTGTCAAGAGAAGCTTTTAGAAAACCCAGTGTGTGACTATAATCCACAAGATTTCTCATAAGGCATGCCTTATATTAAGCATTGATTTTGGCACCGTTCCTTCAAGGGGAAAACAGCTCTGTCAGCAGTGTGGGGTAATAGTaggtgttttaaaaataatttctttcTCCAGAAGTTGTAATGCCTATTTAATGGTCTTGTTGGAAAGGGTAAAACCAGTGATTGTtcctaaaaaaaaatatcaaaaaacaCCTGGCATTTCAACTGTATTGTGGGTCAAACAATTAGCAATCACCCAGCAATCGCAGAATATATTCATTACACAGTGCAGATGTTGGTATAACCACCTGAGACTTTGCCAAGACCAGGTTAACCAATAATTTACTCACTACAGTGAGTGATGGCACAGCCTATGTACAGGCTATTGCTCTTGTTTTGTTGCATGCAAGGTGCCATATGTACAGCTTCCAGTTCACAAACAAATACTTATAAAATAATAGTATTTTATTCCCACTGTTGCTTGCAGAtctcaatttttttcttttcagcagAAAAATAAACGCCACATGGGTTGTTTTGACTGCTGTTCCACATGCAAAAATTAGTGGGAGGGGTTAGGCTTTACCATGGAGTGATTTCAAACAAGGAGACTCCAGAAGTAACCAAGAAACCCCCTGGGGCTTTGGGGTTTTGCTTGTGGGCAATGATTCATGCCGCTTGGGGTGAGAGCTTTGGTGAGTTGGAGCATGAGGGTGGAAGGTGTTGCTCAAAAGCCGAACATCAAGAGTCTGATAGTGCAGAGTGGAGCCTCCTTCAcgtgagagagacagagggaggttATGGGCTGCCCCAGGTGAGAGAGGGAGTGTGGGAGCTCTTGCTAAGGCCATTTGCTTCAGTTGGTTAAAGTccgccctttccccctccccatgtatTTGGTTAAAttgttgaacagattcttgggctggggtattgtttacgAGGGGCTGAGAGAACTGTTGCTGTTActgatattattgttgtatctttagttttagatcttatgatttatgtggaaattgtttccatttggttgtgtactttttgatgtgctttatttattgtttatgacttctgttaatgtttgtaattatgtaaatcttatcatgttgtaagccgctttgagcatagtttcaactatggaaaggcggcatacaaataaaatgatgatgacgacgatgaaTTGGAAATTCTACTTTTTGTCCCTGCTGCGGGATAGGCTTGT
Proteins encoded in this region:
- the MRI1 gene encoding methylthioribose-1-phosphate isomerase encodes the protein MSLEAIRYRRGSLQILNQLLLPQQSLYEEIGSVEDGWRAIRAMKVRGAPAIAIVGCLSLAVELHTKGNAEQTVGSLEKFVADSLRYLESARPTAVNMARAAQELGHFVCQEAKREGSTVESLQESVISWAEAMLDKDLKDNRSIGEHGARHLLQHVGKDKVTVITHCNTGSLATAGYGTALGVIRSLHAMGRLEKVYCTETRPYNQGARLTAYELKYEEIPACLITDSMVAALMKQLVGTAVIVGADRVVANGDTANKIGTYQLAIAAKYHGIPFYVAAPSTSCDLTLEHGGKIVIEERPSEEVTHINGVRVAAPGIDVWNPAFDVTPHELITGGIITEFGVFAPAELKAGLTQAAKKV